From Lewinellaceae bacterium:
CTCCAGTTCGGATTCGTACACTACTCCGGCCCCGGCAACTACCCTGATCCGATAGGCATGCCCTTCCTGAACTACAAAACCAGCCTGCCCTTCCGGTATTTCCAACTGAAACAGGCCCGGCCCGGAAGCCATCAAGTCAACGGCATTTTCATTTTCGTCCAGCAAACTGGCGCTGGCCGTTTCAACCGGCATGGGGCTGTCCAGGCCGCTGAATGGAGCTATCCTGGTGATGCTCACTGAAACAATAGAAGGCGTTCCCTTGATCAATTTCCCCTGAATGGCCAGGTTTTCCAGTTGGTTTTCCGAACTGTCAAAAGAAATCTCGTCCAGGCATCCGGATAACAAGCCGCTGCATATAGCGCAGAAGGCGACAAACAAAAAGAGGCGGTTTTTAGGCATGGTCAAATGATTTCAAAATTAAAAGTGATGGCCGGAAAAACACTGCCCAGCACCGCCAGCCGGTTAGCTACAGGGCGCTGGAACGGCTTTTGAGTAAAAAACACCGAGAAGGCGTTGCGCCTTCCGTAAACATTGTACAGGGAGAACGTCCAGCTCGTTTTAAACCTTTTGGCCCGGTCGTGGCTTTGCCCGAGAGTATAGGCAAAATCCAGGCGGTGGTAATCCGGAATGCGCAATTGATTTCTTTCGGAATAAACGGGGATGTTCAGGCCGTTGCCGGCCTGATAGCGGCCAACGGGAGGAGTAGCCGGCCGGCCGGTGCTGTAGTTGAAATTCAGGGCAAACGTATTTCTGCGATTGGCCTGAAAGTTTAGCACCAGCGACAAATCGTGCGGTTTGTCATAATTGCTGGGGTACCAATCTCCCCGGTTGATGCCCTGTACGTGCCGTTCGGCCCGGGATAAGGTATAACTTAGCCAGCCATTTATTGGGCCCTGCTTTTTGCGGATGCTCAGCTCTATTCCGTAAGCCCTGCCTTCTCCGCTGAGCAGCTCCGTTTCGATGTGTTCATTTACCGTCAGGGTAGCAAAATCCCGGTAGTCGAACAGGTGATCTATCAACCGGAAGTAGGTTTCTACCGAGGTTTCCCAGTTGTTGTTGCTGAAGTTCCTGAAAAAGCCGATGGAGAAATTGTGCGAACGCTGGGGTTCGACATAGAGAGAACTCAACAGCCACAGGCTGGTCGGCGTCGGCACATCAGAATTGGAGACCTGGTTGATGAACTGCGAGGTGCGGGCGTAGCCGGCTTTCAGGGAAGTTTGCCGGTTGAAACGGTACCGAAGGGAAAACCTCGGTTCGGCGCTCGCATAAGTGGCGATGACCTGCCCGGGGCCAAAAAAAGTAGTATCCGTTATTTGCTCCGGGTTCAGGCTTTGGGCATAGTTGAAAACGGTTTTAGCTCCCAGGTATTGGTATAGCGCAAAACGCAATCCCCCGGAGATCGTCAGAGCAGGGCTGGCGGCCCATTCTGCGTTAAGGAAAATAGACGATTCCAGGCCTTTTTCTTTTTCCAATGTTTTCTCAACGGCTGTCGAGTTGCCCCCGCCAGGGCTAACGCTGCCCGGTTCCTGCAGATATAGGATGGAGGAAAAGCCGGCATCCATATTCAAAGATTTGACGGGCGTGAAAGTCAGATGTTCCCGGAATTTGACATAGCTGAGGCTGTTTTCCAGTTTGGAAGCATCCGTTCCTTCCAGGTTGGATTGTATGTTTTTGTATTGGCTCGCGGTAAAAGAGGTACTGGAAAACAGGTGGTCCGAAAATGTTTTTTTATAGTCCAGTTGGGCCATCTGCGTAGTGTAATCAAAGCCGAACTGCCGGTTGTATTCAAAATCATCGTGGGAAAGATAAGCCGACAGGATCAGAGCGTTCTTTTTATTCAGGCGGTGGGTATAACGGAAATTGGCGTCATAGAAAAAAGCGGAACTCCGCTTCACCTCCGGAACATTGACCAGGCCGAGGGCCCAGTCTGAGTAAGTAGACCGGAGGCCCGCAATAAAAGAACTCTTTTCCTTAAAAACAGGGCCTTCCAGGCTGATGCGGCTTGAAACGGGGCCCAGCCCTCCTTTTGACTGAAATTTTTTAAAATTGCCGTCGCGCATCTTGACTTCCAGCACAGAAGCCAGGCGCCCTCCGTATTGAGCCGGAATATTTCCTTTATAAAGGGTGGCTTCCCGGATCAAATCCGACTGGAACGTGCTGAAAAAACCCAGTGCATGGGAAGCATTAAAAACGAACCCTTCATCCAGCAAAAAAAGGTTTTGGTCCACTTCTCCTCCCCTGACATTGATACCGGTGGCACCCTCTCCAATCGAGCTTACTCCGGGTTGCAACAGCAGGCTTTTTATCACATCGGCTTCTCCTAAAAAAGCAGGAAGCTTCCTGATCGCTTTAATGTCCAGGCGGGTAACGCCAACCTGAACGTCCTTTACCTTAGCATCCGGCGCCTGCGCTTCTACGATCACTTCATCCAGGTTGATCGCCATTTTTTGCAGCTTCAAATCAACCCGGCCGCTGCTGAAAACCTGCAGGGCCTGAATGAGTTCCTGATATCCGACATACTGAACCGACAATTCATGTTTGCCGATGGGCGCTTCTAATGCAAAATTGCCATTTTCATCGCTGGCAGTTCCGGTATGGAGTTCCCTGAAAAACAAGGACGCCCCAATGACCGGCTCCCCGCTTTGACCATCCCGTACCTGCCCTGTGATGGTGGCTTTTCCGGAAGGGCTCAATTGGCCCGCCTGCCCCACTACAGCCCACTGCTGAACGGATGAGGTATCTGTTTCAGCCACAATGGACTCCTGGAGAATGCGGTAGTAATTGGCAGTGTATGCCTCATCCAGGATTTGGGCAGGGGCGATGACGACGGCATAGTCTCTGTAAAATAAATAGCCAAGGGGAGTATCCTGAAGCAGGCTTTGCAATACTTTTTCCAAAGGTTCTTTTTCAAAGGAGAGGCTATATTTTTTTTCCGGAAGTTCTTCCTGCCGGAAATAAAAAAGAAGTTGATAATCAGATTCCAGTTTTTCTAAAATGGCGGGCAGGTGCTGATGGTCAAAAGTGGCGGTTACTTCCAATTCGGCCAGCGATTGGGCTTTTACAAAAGACACCGGGCTGCATAAAAACAAAACCGCAAGCAACAGGCTACCATGCCATCGTTTCATAAAATAAGGATTAATGCGTGGATGCGATCAAAGTAAAGAAAGTGGCCAACTACTTTCCCGCCTTATCCCGGCGTATGACCTCCTCTACCTGATACGTCTTCAGGTTCTTGCCGATGATCTTGCGCTCCGGGTTGATCAGGTAAAGTTCGGGGGTGATATCCACCCAGTATTTGCCGTAGATGGAGCGGTTGGTAGGGTCGAAAACGTTGATCCAGTCCATATCATTTTGAGCGATGAAGTTTTTCCATTCCGCGTCTTCGGTATCCAGGGCGATGGCAAAGACTTCCACCCCTTTGCCTTTCCACTCCTGGTAGAAACGCACCAGTTTGGGCGTTTCCTCAATGCAGTGGTCGCAGGTAGGGTTGTACATAAAGACAATGATGTAAGGCGCGGTGATTTCGTAGATGGAGTAGTATTGGCCATCCGGGCCGGGTGCCCGCACATCCGGCGCCGGCTTGCCCACCAGGCTGGCGGCCATCTCGCCGGCTCGTTTTTGGATGGCCCAGGTTTGAAGGGAGTCCGACCAGAAGGCGCGCTCCTGGGTGATGTAGTTTTCCACCATAAAAACGAAAACGGCTTCCGAATCCATCAGGGTGCTCTTCGTCGGCTGGTACTGAAGGGCGATCCAGTTGACGAAGAACTTGTAGTATTCCGGGTATTCCAGAACCTGGTCCACCAGAAACTTTGCGGCGGCGTTGATGGAGTCCGGATGTTGAACGGTCAGGGTTTTGATGTAGCGCTGCAGTTTATTGGCGATAACGGGGGTGTGCAGCAGGCGTTCGTCGTTGAAGTCGACGTCCTGCCAGAATTCGGTGCGGTAGAAGTATACCTGAAGAGCAGAATCGAGCGTGCCGTCCGTTTTGAACACTTCCCGCACGTCGGGGTTTTGCCCGGCTTTTTTGTATTGGGTGAAAAAGGCATCCGGGTGTTGGGCGAAAAGCTCATCGAGGTGGGCTTTGCGGCCGGCAACCAGTTCGTTTATTTCTTTTTTCGCTTTCTGATAATCTGTGCTCTCCGGTGCCAGCCCTCGCAAGCGGGAAGAGGCTTCGTTTACTGCTTCGGTGTACGCTGCCTCGTATTTCAGGTTGCGGTACAGCAGGTTGTTGTCCACGCTGCCATCTACTTCCATGGCTGCCACCAACTCCCCCGCCCGGGTCCTCAGGGCAAAGGTTTGATCTTTGTCAAGCAGGATTTGAAGGGCCATTTTATCGGGCAGCCAGATGTAGTACAGGCCAGCGGCATAGGGTTTTTCCTGCTGGAAAAGCATGCGGCCTGCTTCGTCTACCCGGGCGGAGTCTACGCGGAATTGCTGGTCGGCAAACGTTCCGATGAGGTAGGCCTGGCCGGGTTGCAGCCCTTCTACCTGTATGCGGATATCCGGGCTTTCAGGTTGTTGCCCAGCGGGCTGGGCAGCGAAGGGGCGAGAGAGCAAGAAAAGAGCCAGAAAGAGAATGAACCTCATGTCACGTTGCGTTTTGGGGTTCAAAAAAAGGCATTTCCGGGCAAATTGCCAAGCCATTGCAGGTGTAGTTCCATCCTTACTTCACAACCTGCCGGGTTCTGCTAAGCGGGAACACCCCGGAAACCCGGCAGGTTGGAGCGCCTTTGGTTCTCATTGAAAAATCTCCGAACTCACGTTAATTTAAATCTGTCCAACTACTTACTCATTATTCCCATCACTCCACCAAC
This genomic window contains:
- a CDS encoding carboxypeptidase-like regulatory domain-containing protein, translated to MKRWHGSLLLAVLFLCSPVSFVKAQSLAELEVTATFDHQHLPAILEKLESDYQLLFYFRQEELPEKKYSLSFEKEPLEKVLQSLLQDTPLGYLFYRDYAVVIAPAQILDEAYTANYYRILQESIVAETDTSSVQQWAVVGQAGQLSPSGKATITGQVRDGQSGEPVIGASLFFRELHTGTASDENGNFALEAPIGKHELSVQYVGYQELIQALQVFSSGRVDLKLQKMAINLDEVIVEAQAPDAKVKDVQVGVTRLDIKAIRKLPAFLGEADVIKSLLLQPGVSSIGEGATGINVRGGEVDQNLFLLDEGFVFNASHALGFFSTFQSDLIREATLYKGNIPAQYGGRLASVLEVKMRDGNFKKFQSKGGLGPVSSRISLEGPVFKEKSSFIAGLRSTYSDWALGLVNVPEVKRSSAFFYDANFRYTHRLNKKNALILSAYLSHDDFEYNRQFGFDYTTQMAQLDYKKTFSDHLFSSTSFTASQYKNIQSNLEGTDASKLENSLSYVKFREHLTFTPVKSLNMDAGFSSILYLQEPGSVSPGGGNSTAVEKTLEKEKGLESSIFLNAEWAASPALTISGGLRFALYQYLGAKTVFNYAQSLNPEQITDTTFFGPGQVIATYASAEPRFSLRYRFNRQTSLKAGYARTSQFINQVSNSDVPTPTSLWLLSSLYVEPQRSHNFSIGFFRNFSNNNWETSVETYFRLIDHLFDYRDFATLTVNEHIETELLSGEGRAYGIELSIRKKQGPINGWLSYTLSRAERHVQGINRGDWYPSNYDKPHDLSLVLNFQANRRNTFALNFNYSTGRPATPPVGRYQAGNGLNIPVYSERNQLRIPDYHRLDFAYTLGQSHDRAKRFKTSWTFSLYNVYGRRNAFSVFFTQKPFQRPVANRLAVLGSVFPAITFNFEII
- a CDS encoding redoxin domain-containing protein, with protein sequence MEVDGSVDNNLLYRNLKYEAAYTEAVNEASSRLRGLAPESTDYQKAKKEINELVAGRKAHLDELFAQHPDAFFTQYKKAGQNPDVREVFKTDGTLDSALQVYFYRTEFWQDVDFNDERLLHTPVIANKLQRYIKTLTVQHPDSINAAAKFLVDQVLEYPEYYKFFVNWIALQYQPTKSTLMDSEAVFVFMVENYITQERAFWSDSLQTWAIQKRAGEMAASLVGKPAPDVRAPGPDGQYYSIYEITAPYIIVFMYNPTCDHCIEETPKLVRFYQEWKGKGVEVFAIALDTEDAEWKNFIAQNDMDWINVFDPTNRSIYGKYWVDITPELYLINPERKIIGKNLKTYQVEEVIRRDKAGK